A stretch of the Teredinibacter haidensis genome encodes the following:
- a CDS encoding LacI family DNA-binding transcriptional regulator, with translation MGNRVTMADVAELARVSAITVSRVINQPNKVSEAVRQKVEDAIEALGYIPNRSASALASARSGVIGVVIPSLSNSVFNDVLQGIYSVAGPAGYQVVLADSHYSPLEEEQMVRTLLGQSPEAMIITGSNQTRQTRNLLQAADIPIVQLMEFVEQPLDMCVGFSHRQAAFEAVNHMLAAGYQKLGFLGARMDPRAQQRLQGYIQAMEQAARYSEDWVVTTPRPSSIAVGVELFNSLMSKSAGECDAVFCVNDDLALGTLFECQRMHIAVPDRMAICGFNDIEASALVNPPLSSVRVPRYDMGAKATEMVLGVLVGDAVEEKQINCGYQLIVRESTSAKR, from the coding sequence ATGGGTAATCGAGTAACTATGGCTGATGTGGCAGAGTTAGCGCGTGTTAGCGCTATCACTGTGTCGCGGGTTATTAATCAGCCAAATAAGGTTTCTGAGGCAGTCCGCCAAAAGGTGGAAGACGCTATCGAAGCGCTTGGGTATATTCCTAATCGCTCGGCCAGCGCCTTGGCTTCTGCTCGCTCGGGGGTTATAGGTGTCGTTATTCCCTCTTTATCCAACAGTGTTTTCAATGATGTCTTACAGGGGATCTATTCTGTTGCGGGGCCTGCGGGTTATCAGGTTGTGTTGGCCGATAGCCATTATTCTCCCCTGGAAGAAGAGCAAATGGTGCGCACGTTGCTGGGGCAGTCGCCAGAAGCGATGATTATTACCGGTAGCAATCAAACCCGGCAGACCCGCAATTTGTTACAGGCTGCGGATATTCCAATTGTGCAGCTTATGGAGTTTGTCGAACAGCCTCTTGATATGTGCGTAGGCTTTTCCCATCGCCAGGCGGCGTTCGAAGCGGTCAATCATATGCTTGCTGCCGGTTATCAAAAGCTGGGGTTTCTGGGTGCAAGAATGGATCCCCGTGCTCAGCAGCGTTTACAGGGTTACATTCAGGCAATGGAACAGGCCGCAAGGTATAGTGAAGATTGGGTCGTGACGACGCCACGGCCATCGTCAATTGCGGTGGGGGTGGAGTTGTTTAACAGCTTGATGTCTAAAAGCGCTGGCGAGTGTGACGCGGTGTTTTGCGTAAATGATGACCTGGCATTGGGTACTCTGTTTGAATGTCAGCGAATGCATATTGCCGTACCGGATAGAATGGCAATATGCGGCTTTAACGATATTGAAGCTTCTGCTTTGGTCAATCCACCGTTGTCCAGTGTGCGTGTCCCCCGTTATGACATGGGGGCTAAGGCAACGGAAATGGTGCTGGGCGTGCTGGTGGGGGATGCGGTAGAAGAAAAGCAGATAAACTGCGGCTACCAATTAATAGTGCGCGAATCCACGAGCGCGAAGCGATAA
- a CDS encoding response regulator — MAIPLLICDDSNMARKQVARSLPEQWEVDVSFAGNGMEALDVIRAGKGEMVFLDLTMPVMDGYGVLEAVRKEDLNSVIIVISGDIQPEARERVKSLGALDFIKKPIDKQKLNSVLEAYGLL; from the coding sequence ATGGCCATTCCTCTGTTGATTTGTGACGACTCCAATATGGCTCGTAAGCAGGTAGCCCGCTCGCTGCCGGAGCAATGGGAAGTCGATGTTTCCTTCGCTGGTAACGGTATGGAAGCGTTAGATGTTATACGTGCAGGGAAAGGCGAAATGGTCTTTCTCGATCTCACCATGCCGGTAATGGACGGTTATGGGGTGCTGGAGGCGGTACGTAAAGAAGATCTAAATAGTGTCATTATTGTTATTTCTGGCGATATCCAGCCGGAGGCGCGGGAGCGGGTAAAATCCCTTGGTGCTCTCGATTTCATCAAAAAGCCCATCGACAAGCAAAAACTCAACAGTGTGCTAGAAGCCTACGGTTTGCTCTAA
- a CDS encoding valine--pyruvate transaminase, with protein MKLSSIGQQLCSESGIVSLMEDLGDALNVNPDMLFLGGGNPASVPAFEQRIAQHLQRIATDPVKLHKLLGVYQSPRGNEQFISALAAYLRNTLGWDISERNLAVTNGSQPAFFLLFNMLAGEAPEGGVRRIYLPLMPEYLGYKDQALAPDLFKSFRPAVTLTGEHRFKYKIDFEALHIDDDIAALCVSRPTNPTGNVLTDDEMDQLNRLSLQYEVPLIVDCAYGTPFPGLLYKNITSQWQPNNIFVLSLSKLGLPGVRAGIVVAKESVINKLVHANTIVSLANGNLGPMLAAELLISDDLEHICQQELLPYYRSKRSQILKLLGEHLQGVNYRIHESEGAFFVWLWLPDLPISSTQLYERLKQRNVLVMAGEHFFFGLEGEWEHQKQCLRLNFCQSEEVMNAALGILAEELNLLKG; from the coding sequence ATGAAACTTTCTTCTATTGGTCAACAACTCTGTAGTGAATCCGGGATCGTCAGTTTGATGGAGGATCTGGGTGATGCTCTTAATGTCAACCCAGATATGCTCTTTCTTGGCGGTGGTAACCCAGCCTCTGTCCCCGCATTTGAACAGCGTATTGCGCAACATTTACAGCGTATAGCGACGGACCCGGTTAAATTACACAAGCTACTTGGAGTCTACCAGTCGCCCCGGGGCAACGAGCAGTTTATCAGCGCCTTGGCGGCATACCTTCGTAACACTCTGGGTTGGGATATTAGCGAACGTAATCTTGCCGTGACCAACGGCAGTCAGCCAGCGTTTTTTTTGCTCTTTAATATGCTGGCGGGCGAGGCGCCCGAAGGTGGCGTCCGGCGAATCTACCTACCCCTAATGCCCGAGTATTTGGGCTATAAAGACCAAGCCCTGGCACCGGATCTATTTAAAAGTTTTCGTCCAGCCGTAACCCTGACGGGCGAGCATCGCTTCAAGTACAAAATCGATTTTGAAGCTTTACACATTGATGATGATATCGCCGCTCTTTGTGTCTCTCGCCCCACCAATCCTACCGGCAATGTCCTGACCGATGACGAGATGGATCAGCTCAATCGCTTGAGTTTACAGTACGAGGTTCCTCTTATCGTCGATTGCGCCTATGGCACTCCATTTCCAGGGCTGCTCTATAAAAACATTACAAGCCAGTGGCAGCCGAACAATATTTTTGTGCTGAGCCTCTCCAAATTGGGCTTGCCGGGTGTACGGGCGGGTATCGTTGTTGCTAAAGAATCGGTGATTAATAAGCTGGTGCATGCCAACACGATCGTCAGCCTCGCTAACGGTAATCTAGGACCTATGCTGGCCGCAGAGCTATTGATAAGCGATGATCTGGAGCATATTTGCCAGCAGGAATTGTTGCCCTACTATCGATCCAAGCGCTCGCAAATACTCAAGCTTTTAGGCGAGCATTTGCAGGGGGTGAACTATCGTATTCACGAGTCGGAAGGAGCTTTCTTTGTGTGGCTTTGGCTGCCGGATTTGCCCATATCATCTACACAGCTGTATGAGCGCTTGAAACAGCGCAATGTGCTGGTCATGGCTGGCGAGCATTTCTTTTTCGGGTTAGAGGGGGAGTGGGAGCACCAAAAGCAGTGCCTGCGTCTCAACTTTTGTCAGAGCGAAGAGGTGATGAATGCAGCTCTGGGTATTTTGGCTGAAGAGTTAAACCTGCTTAAGGGGTAA
- a CDS encoding gluconokinase yields MTVDNKPTINTKPLVVIAMGVSGSGKTTLAHSLGKRLGIESFDADDFHSEQNKAHMANGRPLTDAMRLPWVQSIRTHLQTLSKQGKSCSLAFSGLRLEHRDILRIPEANICFLYLEGNKELILQRMQARSKHFMPSSLLDSQFEALEVPKEKDVIALNIAQAIEPLVAQAVEALRNRKLTP; encoded by the coding sequence ATGACCGTCGACAACAAACCCACTATCAACACTAAACCTCTTGTAGTGATTGCCATGGGCGTGTCTGGCAGCGGCAAAACAACTCTGGCCCATTCGCTGGGAAAACGATTGGGTATAGAAAGCTTCGATGCCGATGATTTTCACAGCGAGCAAAACAAAGCTCATATGGCCAACGGCAGACCACTAACGGACGCTATGCGCCTACCGTGGGTACAATCCATTCGCACTCACTTGCAGACCCTATCCAAGCAAGGTAAAAGCTGCTCGCTGGCGTTTTCCGGCCTGCGCTTGGAGCACCGGGATATTCTGCGTATTCCAGAGGCCAATATCTGTTTTTTATATCTCGAAGGCAACAAAGAGTTGATACTTCAGCGAATGCAGGCTCGCAGTAAACACTTTATGCCCAGCTCGCTGCTGGACAGCCAGTTTGAAGCTCTGGAAGTACCCAAGGAAAAGGACGTTATAGCGCTGAATATAGCGCAAGCCATTGAACCGCTAGTGGCCCAGGCGGTGGAAGCATTACGGAACCGGAAACTTACCCCTTAA